Proteins encoded together in one Lutra lutra chromosome 4, mLutLut1.2, whole genome shotgun sequence window:
- the ZBTB8OS gene encoding protein archease isoform X6, translating into MKGGSRVSSAAIMAQEEEDIRDYNLTEEQKAIKAKYPPVIRKYECEFGSYSRCPVGRRIFIVQAPSEIKAITYSAMQVYNEEKPEVFVIIDI; encoded by the exons ATGAAGGGCGGAAGTAGAGTGTCCAGTGCTGCAATTATGGCGCAGGAAGAGGAAGATATTCGAGATTACAATTTGACTGAAGAGCAGAAGGCGATCAAGGCCAAATATCCCCCAGTCATTCGGAAGTACGAGTGTGA atTTGGATCATACAGCAGATGTCCA GTGGGGAGAAGAATTTTCATTGTCCAAGCACCCTcag AGA TCAAGGCAATAACCTACTCAGCAATGCAGGTCTATAATGAAGAGAAGCCAGAAGTTTTTGTGATCATTGACATTTAA
- the ZBTB8OS gene encoding protein archease isoform X4 — protein sequence MAMFGYMTDTGTVEPLQTVQVETQGDDLESLLFHFLDEWLYKFSADEFFIPREVKVLHIDQRNFKLRSIGWGEEFSLSKHPQGTEVKAITYSAMQVYNEEKPEVFVIIDI from the exons ATGGCCATGTTCGGTTACATGACAGATACTGGGACTGTGGAGCCCCTGCAGACAGTACAAGTAGAAACCCAAG GAGATGACTTAGAATCCCTACTATTTCACTTTTTGGATGAGTGGCTTTATAAGTTCAGTGCTGACGAATTCTTCATACCCCGG gaaGTGAAAGTACTTCACATTGAtcaaagaaatttcaaattaCGGTCAATTGG GTGGGGAGAAGAATTTTCATTGTCCAAGCACCCTcag GGAACTGAAGTCAAGGCAATAACCTACTCAGCAATGCAGGTCTATAATGAAGAGAAGCCAGAAGTTTTTGTGATCATTGACATTTAA
- the ZBTB8OS gene encoding protein archease isoform X2 — translation MKGGSRVSSAAIMAQEEEDIRDYNLTEEQKAIKAKYPPVIRKYEYLDHTADVQLHAWGDTLEEAFEQCAMAMFGYMTDTGTVEPLQTVQVETQGDDLESLLFHFLDEWLYKFSADEFFIPREVKVLHIDQRNFKLRSIGWGEEFSLSKHPQVCF, via the exons ATGAAGGGCGGAAGTAGAGTGTCCAGTGCTGCAATTATGGCGCAGGAAGAGGAAGATATTCGAGATTACAATTTGACTGAAGAGCAGAAGGCGATCAAGGCCAAATATCCCCCAGTCATTCGGAAGTACGAGT atTTGGATCATACAGCAGATGTCCA GTTACATGCGTGGGGAGATACTCTGGAGGAAGCATTTGAACAATGTGCAATGGCCATGTTCGGTTACATGACAGATACTGGGACTGTGGAGCCCCTGCAGACAGTACAAGTAGAAACCCAAG GAGATGACTTAGAATCCCTACTATTTCACTTTTTGGATGAGTGGCTTTATAAGTTCAGTGCTGACGAATTCTTCATACCCCGG gaaGTGAAAGTACTTCACATTGAtcaaagaaatttcaaattaCGGTCAATTGG GTGGGGAGAAGAATTTTCATTGTCCAAGCACCCTcag gtatGTTTTTAA
- the ZBTB8OS gene encoding protein archease isoform X1 produces the protein MKGGSRVSSAAIMAQEEEDIRDYNLTEEQKAIKAKYPPVIRKYEYLDHTADVQLHAWGDTLEEAFEQCAMAMFGYMTDTGTVEPLQTVQVETQGDDLESLLFHFLDEWLYKFSADEFFIPREVKVLHIDQRNFKLRSIGWGEEFSLSKHPQGTEVKAITYSAMQVYNEEKPEVFVIIDI, from the exons ATGAAGGGCGGAAGTAGAGTGTCCAGTGCTGCAATTATGGCGCAGGAAGAGGAAGATATTCGAGATTACAATTTGACTGAAGAGCAGAAGGCGATCAAGGCCAAATATCCCCCAGTCATTCGGAAGTACGAGT atTTGGATCATACAGCAGATGTCCA GTTACATGCGTGGGGAGATACTCTGGAGGAAGCATTTGAACAATGTGCAATGGCCATGTTCGGTTACATGACAGATACTGGGACTGTGGAGCCCCTGCAGACAGTACAAGTAGAAACCCAAG GAGATGACTTAGAATCCCTACTATTTCACTTTTTGGATGAGTGGCTTTATAAGTTCAGTGCTGACGAATTCTTCATACCCCGG gaaGTGAAAGTACTTCACATTGAtcaaagaaatttcaaattaCGGTCAATTGG GTGGGGAGAAGAATTTTCATTGTCCAAGCACCCTcag GGAACTGAAGTCAAGGCAATAACCTACTCAGCAATGCAGGTCTATAATGAAGAGAAGCCAGAAGTTTTTGTGATCATTGACATTTAA
- the ZBTB8OS gene encoding protein archease isoform X5 — protein MKGGSRVSSAAIMAQEEEDIRDYNLTEEQKAIKAKYPPVIRKYEYLDHTADVQWGEEFSLSKHPQGTEVKAITYSAMQVYNEEKPEVFVIIDI, from the exons ATGAAGGGCGGAAGTAGAGTGTCCAGTGCTGCAATTATGGCGCAGGAAGAGGAAGATATTCGAGATTACAATTTGACTGAAGAGCAGAAGGCGATCAAGGCCAAATATCCCCCAGTCATTCGGAAGTACGAGT atTTGGATCATACAGCAGATGTCCA GTGGGGAGAAGAATTTTCATTGTCCAAGCACCCTcag GGAACTGAAGTCAAGGCAATAACCTACTCAGCAATGCAGGTCTATAATGAAGAGAAGCCAGAAGTTTTTGTGATCATTGACATTTAA
- the ZBTB8OS gene encoding protein archease isoform X3 — translation MKGGSRVSSAAIMAQEEEDIRDYNLTEEQKAIKAKYPPVIRKYEYLDHTADVQLHAWGDTLEEAFEQCAMAMFGYMTDTGTVEPLQTVQVETQGDDLESLLFHFLDEWLYKFSADEFFIPREVKVLHIDQRNFKLRSIGELKSRQ, via the exons ATGAAGGGCGGAAGTAGAGTGTCCAGTGCTGCAATTATGGCGCAGGAAGAGGAAGATATTCGAGATTACAATTTGACTGAAGAGCAGAAGGCGATCAAGGCCAAATATCCCCCAGTCATTCGGAAGTACGAGT atTTGGATCATACAGCAGATGTCCA GTTACATGCGTGGGGAGATACTCTGGAGGAAGCATTTGAACAATGTGCAATGGCCATGTTCGGTTACATGACAGATACTGGGACTGTGGAGCCCCTGCAGACAGTACAAGTAGAAACCCAAG GAGATGACTTAGAATCCCTACTATTTCACTTTTTGGATGAGTGGCTTTATAAGTTCAGTGCTGACGAATTCTTCATACCCCGG gaaGTGAAAGTACTTCACATTGAtcaaagaaatttcaaattaCGGTCAATTGG GGAACTGAAGTCAAGGCAATAA